Proteins encoded in a region of the Mycoplasma feriruminatoris genome:
- a CDS encoding periplasmic substrate-binding domain-containing protein: MKKLTKFLIIFGSSALGVTAISVPLIIANQKSQKQAINYDLGLVAEPINSLNYIKFASVSKVLPSLVEAPLKAGPSENLKRILSIPEIPMGAYTNDVRLTSEDVSKGITSIDKYYSTKEPSSSPTSRFYALDNFGNTTGTLSADKSTYHPVSILESNNKIQSANILLNNGQSRWSNNDEVVADDYIDALHYILDLSTGSQRLTNILQRKFANAQTVVDLQNEYIRKFGVTYNNPFQYPELKKIDNKYVYDVFNPNYKDNFYASQIDHILKNSSKYRNKTVSDEEKQQIIKEEKEVLDKLKSAVLKLGLYSGRLYWNYSNREILSSIPYSPDFDPNADETIVMLPNLERLNPNLTSEQLKTFPQRKAVKIKKYLFTDPRQKFSKDFDELLKQSKELKAKVSVKYDEKNVDAYNKEVNKHYSIDTLKNDFVDGFDAKKYRWHRELALDEYSLRVEYSATEPTSLSGVVQDMLSTLFPINRKFVEINGGINEFGLTQERFLTNGAFNLEDSVLGPQGYLLLRKNPNYYSAPKTISNKIKIFFSSNPNINAALYDDKYIAATKIPAISQLAYWTNQDYRKYMKKSAGFGTIALAFNLDQERYEKIKDDKNSDSRFIYDSDLRNAIYYAINRDEMLNIVGWNSSYPVITWTAFGQGSSSFGDAIEVAFDHDEMFTKVDAKKAIPVQNYKHIDHLSKSYNFEHVDRTDKGFDLDIARKYLELFKKKNPNVKSLTLKYISNSTDEQQNAGIALQDFMRKAFDGFIDIEIKSLPENVYEYARTKGDFDLLYRNFDAFGSDAYSYVRVFFRTDGIDSKNAKTTGFRNNPSGSFTYEKYFSSYGYKLNEKGQVVIDDKHKEEAEKLRKRLRINDNLWKKIIELPFRKAEYKTDNGETKKESLSEYTERVNAFFTNQYTEKEITKEKWTEQSSFGIIGALEKIIRDAAPVVPLMEVDTYWEISRVNGTDNLFTYSLQFAYDTAFPPSPKLPTDIKEDE; this comes from the coding sequence ATGAAAAAATTAACTAAATTTTTAATCATATTTGGTAGTTCAGCTTTAGGTGTTACTGCTATAAGTGTGCCTTTGATCATAGCTAATCAAAAATCTCAAAAACAAGCTATAAACTATGATTTAGGATTAGTAGCTGAACCAATTAACTCTTTAAACTACATTAAATTTGCATCAGTTAGTAAAGTGTTACCTTCATTAGTTGAAGCTCCATTAAAAGCTGGACCTAGTGAAAATTTAAAAAGAATTTTATCTATTCCTGAAATTCCAATGGGAGCTTATACAAATGATGTAAGACTAACTTCAGAAGATGTTTCAAAAGGAATTACAAGTATTGATAAATATTATTCAACTAAAGAACCAAGTAGTAGTCCAACAAGTAGATTTTATGCACTAGATAATTTTGGAAATACTACTGGAACTTTAAGTGCAGATAAAAGTACTTATCATCCTGTAAGTATTTTAGAAAGTAATAATAAGATTCAATCGGCAAATATTTTGTTAAATAATGGTCAAAGTAGATGAAGTAATAATGATGAAGTTGTAGCTGATGATTATATTGATGCCCTTCACTATATTTTAGATTTATCAACTGGATCTCAAAGATTAACTAACATATTACAACGTAAATTTGCTAATGCTCAAACTGTTGTTGATTTACAAAATGAATACATTAGAAAATTTGGAGTAACTTATAATAATCCATTTCAATATCCAGAACTAAAAAAGATTGATAATAAATATGTTTATGATGTATTTAATCCAAATTACAAAGACAATTTTTATGCATCTCAAATTGATCACATTTTAAAAAACAGTTCTAAATATAGAAATAAAACAGTTTCTGATGAAGAAAAACAACAAATTATAAAAGAAGAAAAAGAAGTTTTAGATAAATTAAAATCAGCTGTTTTAAAACTAGGTTTATATTCAGGAAGATTATATTGAAATTATTCAAATAGAGAAATTTTAAGTAGCATACCTTATTCTCCTGATTTTGATCCAAATGCTGATGAAACTATAGTAATGCTACCTAATCTAGAACGTTTAAATCCAAATCTAACTAGTGAACAACTTAAAACATTTCCTCAAAGAAAAGCTGTAAAAATTAAAAAATATTTATTTACTGATCCAAGACAAAAATTTAGTAAAGATTTTGATGAACTTTTAAAACAATCAAAAGAATTAAAAGCAAAAGTTTCAGTTAAATATGATGAAAAAAATGTTGATGCTTATAACAAAGAAGTAAATAAGCATTATTCAATTGATACTTTAAAAAATGATTTTGTTGATGGTTTTGATGCTAAAAAATACAGATGACATAGAGAATTAGCTTTAGATGAATATTCTTTAAGAGTTGAATATTCAGCAACTGAACCAACTTCACTTTCAGGTGTTGTTCAAGATATGCTATCAACTTTATTTCCAATTAATAGAAAATTTGTTGAGATAAATGGTGGAATTAATGAATTTGGTTTAACTCAAGAACGCTTTTTAACAAATGGAGCATTTAATTTAGAAGATTCAGTTTTAGGTCCTCAAGGATATTTATTATTAAGAAAAAATCCAAATTACTATTCAGCACCTAAAACTATTTCAAATAAAATTAAGATTTTCTTTAGTTCAAATCCAAACATTAATGCTGCTTTATATGATGATAAATACATTGCAGCAACTAAAATACCAGCTATTAGTCAATTAGCTTATTGAACTAATCAAGACTATAGAAAATATATGAAAAAATCTGCTGGTTTTGGAACAATTGCTTTAGCTTTTAACTTAGATCAAGAAAGATATGAAAAAATAAAAGATGATAAAAATTCTGATTCACGTTTTATATATGATTCTGATTTAAGAAATGCAATTTATTATGCAATTAATCGTGATGAGATGTTAAACATTGTTGGTTGAAACTCATCATATCCAGTTATTACTTGAACTGCTTTTGGTCAAGGTTCTTCATCATTTGGAGATGCTATTGAAGTTGCATTTGATCACGATGAAATGTTTACAAAAGTTGATGCTAAAAAAGCTATACCAGTTCAAAACTATAAACATATAGATCACTTGTCAAAATCATATAATTTTGAACATGTTGATAGAACTGATAAAGGATTTGATCTAGATATTGCAAGAAAATATTTAGAACTATTTAAAAAGAAAAATCCTAACGTTAAATCATTGACTTTAAAATACATTTCAAATTCAACTGATGAACAACAAAATGCTGGAATTGCCTTACAAGATTTCATGAGAAAAGCCTTTGATGGATTTATAGATATTGAAATTAAAAGCTTACCTGAAAACGTGTATGAATATGCAAGAACTAAAGGTGATTTTGATCTATTGTATCGTAACTTTGATGCATTTGGATCTGATGCTTATAGTTATGTAAGAGTGTTTTTCAGAACTGATGGAATTGATAGTAAAAATGCAAAAACTACAGGATTTAGAAACAACCCATCTGGTTCATTTACTTATGAAAAATACTTTAGTAGTTATGGTTATAAACTAAACGAAAAAGGACAAGTAGTAATTGATGATAAACATAAAGAAGAAGCCGAAAAATTAAGAAAACGTCTACGTATAAATGATAATTTATGAAAAAAAATCATAGAACTACCATTTAGAAAAGCTGAATACAAAACTGATAATGGTGAAACTAAAAAAGAATCATTAAGTGAATATACAGAACGTGTTAATGCCTTTTTTACAAACCAATATACAGAAAAAGAAATAACTAAAGAAAAATGAACTGAACAAAGTTCATTTGGAATTATTGGAGCTTTAGAAAAAATTATTCGTGATGCAGCTCCAGTTGTTCCTTTAATGGAAGTTGATACTTATTGAGAAATTTCAAGAGTAAATGGAACTGATAATTTATTTACTTATTCATTACAATTTGCATATGATACAGCTTTCCCACCAAGTCCAAAATTACCAACTGATATTAAGGAGGATGAATAA
- a CDS encoding PDxFFG protein has product MAKINFKKYVWHKYAISAGLIIAATATILGSAYKYSTTSVEKLGRKNFSDKESFKNAFIDPNTLPVTQFSEIHNNKFKVDYDPVKNVVKLNGKEMTVEKYLDEYYKKYHALPYLNIRYGSFNFYNQYIEAVSPQEFYKFTQWFMKNVSWGPEIITLKSFSIVKGVEMNGNSITLGAHSNKNKEDTTIKFYPDAFFGTLPIYSNLSGRGNAHESLTYKLNQQVLTQKDLESFLTNISNYNSLANLSQQTIDKSYFRGITNVSFLKGQKVFAYKQAGWQNKFSKTYSELEKKRLEHKSDYLFIVSANSLDEARKKLESKFNEYKKNDPHKFLDNITPSSVKLEEKIIDKAEVKQELQTLKDNKKIIDKELVITFNDKSTYSIHNSLLDVLTEQKTPDNKTNYVSLKNYFEFSKFKQALKDKIKNLESQINELIKAKHKDTSSLSEVYKELKSFADLLNDKEKQTDKLSEDLKSADKKVFEIETKLAKILGQNTNNKKFIEKEYYDSDIAYSTPELISLETLVEQSNEKRLSWRDFYNLDQFISDRQNILKGATTFFVYSQYVKDSQKSDDVKYEELKNENELIVAGSKVELVDILTKKGIIEPKASQEQINKLVFKSDLADLKKEGKKLLVTLKNVENGSSSNNQTAFGNKVVKVSIDAQAKSDVIRAANDLFSVLGYKKMVSPSVLKEESDLRNPVTNEIEKTFNVYADAYENLIDELLEKVPHAAQWLEGPHIKKTIDENGVMQYKLENGKYLGFTKDDRIGLWAILKMSDKNFKGISTDFLKFVGAHEYGHHITLNGAHDLGNKGSDPIFISALTPGGTPNINNYYSRDAVDLFLKARTHIELETKRLLDQFGVIKDYGEYAVFNFAKKTKDGKITFSTKKDENALEKDSDIWGVDIENPSIRDAFSNKKRRFLQDFAGFLEAVKERQKESGLTSDDDKKWLSPFDLWVANAIDYYSGTLNPTVNSSKQENQVVKYMYKDEKTGKLKFQPASLKMLKGIIKDGLGKPIDFTESGDPKIVEGEKDKEGKYTKVTKVLIHNKDGSPIVNVPLNEELNKDDTDHARTIDFVNESIKVVEKTIKSLVVDKYTINGWDKNDTRLSLDAKIDINYPTLKEIFGSRLPGEVNEMFKKIYGNYVSNRDVEKGSYKSNGTNSAKVKYYNLDGSETTANEKYKNQQSSLIYANPKNSNTDSNNGQVSFDSLLKTLFTAGTTANNPTNAGSGQVLWMGKDKMYMPNVKLQDSYTDLYFLSKLPKEYEKIFNAKKVLKWMSAYTPTFISNKLNQNPIWNMMDKSGKIMSFDNATQNLSGISKLELNYSNGLKTLDYNILNGLFGSLLNLKGNKLEFNDAEKWLEFVNVDLTKAKYSDSDNAVNWDKKYVETKVDINEFKKNYKTHVLDKLDKTPGMNSNQKEAFKKFYEKANNDKTDQLWANEIMRRFSSSYFAMFNSALSIEQIEKKEELGWIFDSIHGYGEFKKSEFKQKGADENKWEIGVKDLLKAYKELAEDLKVDFKQFNLVDSLVFDGKIQLYTDQTNNHIANQKFDLLSIFSSLATAQFHTSPSKDVLEYFYKKTERKFNELFSDYTYSFAEVINRDNLQITYSPSNHDFGNMPSFLSNISEATTGLEYVVDGTTTAKWKKKAIKINDRDGRNGIVNAILDYEKLVDNEAKNKAEALNTRYKKSKLASQSNLSDDANYNNSYFGEFQSINNGWFKDRWYRDFLDFKLYDDDGKPIKDDAIRIKDLEGKKVDSRVNAYWQFYIQSQGVGKRNISGIWRDATKDAVAMFGYLSSDVANKANYLAFKNQDTGEIKTVKINKQFSSNMFYYKTQNIENEKKYEAAKTDEQRNAIRHTLAQEKYNYKDTNGQHSGTGFVSWVSDYAIMSKYQNALLTPGQKYSVYFSSDEKGTKDIIKTDLGNFESIAENGKTFSQAPIRMQRSKDPVKVDADGFKHYENTLYVYDQFNGVK; this is encoded by the coding sequence ATGGCTAAAATAAATTTTAAAAAATACGTATGACATAAATATGCTATATCTGCTGGTTTAATTATTGCTGCAACTGCTACTATTCTAGGTTCTGCTTACAAGTACTCAACAACTTCTGTTGAAAAGCTTGGTCGTAAAAATTTTAGTGATAAAGAATCTTTTAAAAATGCCTTTATTGATCCTAACACTTTACCTGTAACTCAATTTTCTGAAATTCATAATAATAAATTTAAGGTCGATTATGATCCAGTAAAAAATGTTGTTAAGTTAAATGGAAAAGAAATGACTGTTGAAAAATATTTAGATGAATATTATAAAAAATATCACGCTTTACCATACTTAAATATTAGATATGGATCATTTAATTTCTATAACCAATACATAGAAGCTGTTAGTCCACAAGAATTTTACAAATTTACTCAATGATTTATGAAAAACGTTTCTTGAGGTCCTGAAATCATTACCTTAAAATCATTTTCAATCGTTAAAGGTGTTGAAATGAATGGTAATAGTATTACTTTAGGTGCTCATAGTAACAAAAACAAAGAAGATACTACAATTAAGTTTTATCCAGATGCCTTTTTTGGAACATTACCAATTTATTCTAATTTAAGTGGTAGAGGTAATGCTCATGAATCATTAACATATAAGTTAAACCAACAAGTTTTAACTCAAAAAGATTTAGAAAGTTTTTTAACTAACATTAGTAACTATAACTCACTAGCTAATTTATCACAACAAACAATTGATAAATCATACTTTAGAGGAATTACTAACGTTAGTTTTTTAAAAGGTCAAAAAGTATTTGCTTATAAACAAGCTGGTTGACAAAATAAATTTTCTAAAACTTATTCAGAATTAGAAAAGAAAAGATTAGAACACAAATCAGATTATTTATTTATTGTTTCTGCTAATAGTTTAGATGAAGCTCGTAAGAAATTAGAATCTAAATTTAATGAATATAAGAAAAATGACCCACACAAATTCTTAGATAATATTACTCCATCAAGTGTAAAACTAGAAGAAAAAATTATTGATAAGGCTGAAGTAAAACAAGAACTACAGACTCTAAAAGATAATAAAAAAATCATTGATAAAGAATTAGTAATTACATTTAATGATAAGTCTACTTACAGTATTCACAATTCTCTTTTAGATGTTTTAACTGAGCAAAAAACGCCCGATAATAAAACAAATTATGTTTCACTAAAAAATTACTTTGAGTTTTCTAAATTTAAACAAGCACTTAAAGACAAAATAAAAAACTTAGAATCTCAAATTAATGAGTTAATTAAAGCAAAACATAAAGATACAAGCAGTTTAAGTGAAGTTTATAAAGAGCTTAAATCATTTGCTGACCTATTGAATGATAAAGAAAAACAAACTGATAAATTATCAGAAGATCTTAAAAGTGCTGATAAAAAAGTATTTGAAATAGAAACTAAATTAGCAAAAATTCTAGGTCAAAATACTAATAATAAGAAGTTTATAGAAAAAGAATATTACGATAGTGATATTGCTTATTCAACACCTGAATTAATTTCTTTAGAAACTTTAGTTGAACAGTCTAATGAAAAAAGATTGAGTTGAAGAGATTTTTATAATCTAGATCAATTTATTTCTGATAGACAAAATATTTTAAAAGGGGCTACTACTTTTTTTGTATACTCACAATATGTTAAAGATTCACAAAAATCTGATGACGTTAAGTATGAAGAATTAAAAAACGAAAACGAGTTAATTGTTGCTGGTTCTAAAGTTGAACTTGTTGACATATTAACCAAAAAAGGTATTATAGAGCCTAAAGCTAGTCAAGAGCAAATTAATAAGCTGGTTTTTAAATCAGATTTAGCTGATCTTAAAAAAGAAGGTAAAAAATTATTAGTTACATTAAAAAATGTAGAAAATGGAAGTTCATCAAATAATCAAACTGCTTTTGGTAATAAAGTAGTAAAAGTTTCAATTGATGCTCAAGCAAAAAGTGATGTAATTAGAGCTGCTAATGATTTATTTAGTGTATTAGGTTACAAGAAAATGGTTTCACCAAGTGTTTTAAAAGAAGAAAGTGATTTAAGAAATCCAGTAACTAATGAAATTGAAAAAACCTTTAACGTTTATGCAGATGCTTATGAAAATTTAATTGATGAATTACTAGAAAAAGTCCCCCACGCTGCACAATGACTAGAAGGCCCCCACATCAAAAAAACAATTGATGAAAATGGTGTAATGCAATACAAATTAGAAAATGGTAAATATCTAGGATTTACAAAAGATGATCGTATTGGATTATGAGCCATTTTAAAAATGTCAGATAAGAATTTTAAAGGTATATCAACAGACTTTCTAAAGTTTGTTGGAGCTCACGAATATGGACACCACATTACTTTAAATGGTGCTCATGATCTAGGAAATAAAGGCAGTGATCCAATTTTTATTAGCGCCTTAACTCCTGGAGGAACTCCAAATATTAATAACTATTACAGTAGGGATGCTGTTGATTTATTTTTAAAAGCCCGTACTCATATTGAACTAGAAACTAAACGTCTTTTAGATCAATTTGGTGTAATTAAAGACTACGGGGAATACGCTGTATTTAATTTTGCTAAAAAAACTAAAGATGGAAAGATTACTTTCAGTACTAAAAAAGATGAAAATGCTTTAGAAAAAGATTCTGATATTTGAGGAGTAGACATTGAAAATCCAAGTATTAGAGATGCTTTCAGTAATAAAAAGAGAAGATTTTTACAAGATTTCGCAGGATTTTTAGAAGCAGTAAAAGAGCGCCAAAAAGAAAGTGGATTGACTAGTGATGATGATAAAAAATGATTAAGTCCATTCGATCTATGGGTTGCTAACGCAATTGACTACTATTCAGGTACATTAAATCCAACTGTTAACAGTTCTAAACAAGAAAATCAAGTAGTTAAGTATATGTATAAAGATGAGAAAACTGGAAAATTAAAATTTCAGCCAGCTTCATTAAAAATGCTAAAAGGAATAATTAAAGATGGTTTAGGAAAACCTATAGATTTTACTGAATCTGGAGATCCAAAAATTGTTGAAGGAGAAAAGGACAAGGAAGGTAAATATACCAAAGTTACAAAAGTTTTAATTCATAACAAGGATGGATCTCCGATTGTTAATGTTCCACTTAATGAAGAACTAAACAAGGATGATACAGATCATGCTAGAACTATTGACTTTGTTAACGAAAGCATAAAAGTTGTTGAAAAAACAATCAAATCTTTAGTCGTTGATAAGTATACAATAAATGGATGAGATAAAAACGACACACGTCTTAGTTTAGATGCAAAAATAGATATCAACTATCCAACCCTTAAAGAAATTTTTGGAAGTAGATTACCAGGTGAAGTAAATGAAATGTTTAAGAAAATTTATGGTAATTATGTTTCTAATAGAGATGTTGAAAAAGGTTCATACAAAAGTAATGGTACTAATTCTGCAAAGGTTAAATATTACAACCTAGATGGTAGTGAAACCACCGCGAATGAAAAGTACAAAAACCAACAATCTAGTTTAATATATGCAAACCCTAAAAATTCTAATACAGATTCTAATAATGGTCAAGTTAGTTTTGACTCATTACTAAAAACTTTATTTACAGCTGGCACAACAGCTAATAATCCAACTAATGCTGGATCAGGACAAGTGTTATGAATGGGCAAGGATAAAATGTATATGCCTAATGTTAAACTACAAGATTCATACACAGATTTGTATTTTTTAAGCAAATTACCAAAAGAATATGAAAAAATATTTAATGCTAAAAAAGTATTGAAATGAATGTCTGCCTACACACCAACTTTTATCTCAAATAAATTGAACCAAAATCCTATTTGAAATATGATGGATAAATCTGGAAAAATAATGAGTTTTGACAATGCAACACAAAATCTGTCAGGCATTAGTAAGTTAGAACTAAATTATTCTAACGGACTAAAAACTCTTGATTACAACATTTTAAATGGTTTATTTGGTTCACTTCTTAACCTTAAAGGCAATAAACTAGAATTTAATGATGCTGAAAAATGGTTAGAATTTGTAAATGTAGATTTAACAAAAGCTAAATATAGTGATTCTGATAATGCAGTTAATTGAGATAAGAAATATGTTGAAACAAAAGTTGATATCAATGAATTTAAAAAGAATTATAAGACCCATGTTTTAGATAAGCTTGATAAAACACCAGGAATGAATTCAAACCAAAAAGAAGCATTTAAAAAATTCTATGAAAAAGCTAATAATGATAAAACAGATCAACTTTGAGCTAATGAAATAATGCGTAGATTTAGTTCTTCATATTTTGCAATGTTTAATAGTGCACTTTCAATAGAACAAATAGAAAAAAAAGAAGAATTAGGATGAATTTTTGACTCAATTCATGGATATGGTGAATTTAAAAAATCTGAGTTTAAGCAAAAAGGTGCTGATGAAAATAAATGAGAAATTGGTGTTAAAGATTTATTGAAAGCGTATAAAGAACTTGCTGAAGATTTAAAGGTCGACTTTAAACAATTTAACTTAGTTGATTCATTGGTTTTTGATGGAAAAATACAATTATATACTGATCAAACAAATAATCATATTGCAAACCAAAAATTCGATTTACTAAGTATCTTTTCATCACTAGCTACTGCTCAATTCCACACTTCTCCATCTAAAGATGTTCTAGAATACTTCTATAAGAAAACTGAACGTAAATTCAATGAATTATTCTCAGATTATACTTATAGTTTTGCTGAAGTAATTAACCGTGATAACTTACAAATTACTTATTCACCAAGCAATCATGACTTTGGAAATATGCCAAGCTTTTTATCAAACATTAGTGAAGCTACAACTGGATTAGAGTATGTTGTTGATGGAACTACAACTGCTAAATGAAAGAAAAAAGCAATTAAAATTAATGATCGTGATGGAAGAAATGGTATTGTTAATGCAATTTTAGATTATGAAAAACTAGTTGATAATGAAGCAAAAAATAAAGCTGAAGCATTAAATACTAGATATAAAAAATCTAAATTAGCTAGCCAATCAAATCTAAGTGATGATGCAAACTACAATAACAGTTATTTTGGAGAATTCCAATCAATAAATAACGGTTGATTTAAAGATAGATGATATCGTGACTTTTTAGATTTCAAACTTTATGATGATGATGGAAAACCAATAAAAGATGACGCAATTAGAATTAAAGATCTAGAAGGCAAAAAAGTTGATTCAAGAGTTAATGCTTATTGACAATTCTACATTCAATCTCAAGGTGTTGGAAAACGTAACATTAGTGGTATTTGAAGAGATGCAACAAAAGATGCAGTTGCTATGTTTGGATATCTATCAAGTGATGTTGCAAATAAAGCTAATTACTTAGCATTTAAAAACCAAGATACTGGAGAAATCAAAACAGTAAAAATTAATAAACAGTTTAGTAGTAATATGTTTTATTACAAAACTCAAAACATTGAAAATGAAAAGAAATATGAAGCTGCAAAAACTGATGAACAAAGAAATGCTATTCGTCATACTTTAGCTCAAGAAAAATACAACTATAAAGATACTAATGGTCAACATAGTGGAACTGGTTTTGTTTCATGAGTTAGTGATTATGCAATTATGTCTAAATATCAAAATGCATTACTAACACCAGGACAAAAATATAGTGTGTACTTTTCAAGTGATGAAAAAGGAACTAAAGATATTATTAAAACTGATCTTGGTAACTTTGAATCAATTGCTGAAAATGGAAAAACATTCTCACAAGCACCAATTAGAATGCAAAGAAGTAAAGATCCAGTTAAAGTTGATGCTGATGGATTTAAACATTATGAAAACACACTTTATGTTTATGATCAATTTAATGGAGTTAAATAG
- the nusG gene encoding transcription termination/antitermination protein NusG translates to MTYEEIKKLEDEILEAKGQWFVISCQTGHEEKVLGDLQQKIKSANIEDEVFSIKISKANLVSKSGKESVKNKFPGYIFINMVMSEKAWFLIRNTPGVTGFIGSSGRGAKPSPLTIEETLNMLVPNLGEIEQTHEQEVEEEKAKNEAVVKKELYTANFKIGDIVRVKSGIHENEEGTVKDMDYSKGVAFVSIEMFGRWTTLEVSFKNVEPIKEY, encoded by the coding sequence ATGACTTATGAAGAAATTAAAAAACTAGAAGATGAGATTTTAGAAGCTAAAGGACAATGATTTGTTATTTCTTGTCAAACAGGTCATGAAGAAAAAGTTCTAGGTGATCTTCAACAAAAAATAAAATCAGCAAACATTGAAGATGAAGTTTTTTCAATTAAAATTTCAAAAGCTAATTTAGTAAGTAAATCTGGAAAAGAATCAGTTAAAAATAAATTCCCTGGTTATATTTTTATTAATATGGTTATGAGTGAAAAAGCTTGATTTTTAATTAGAAACACTCCAGGAGTAACTGGATTTATTGGATCAAGTGGGCGTGGAGCTAAACCTTCTCCTTTAACTATTGAAGAAACTTTAAATATGTTAGTACCAAATCTTGGTGAAATTGAACAAACTCATGAACAAGAAGTTGAAGAAGAAAAAGCTAAAAATGAAGCTGTTGTTAAAAAAGAATTATATACAGCTAACTTTAAAATCGGAGATATTGTTAGAGTTAAATCAGGTATTCATGAAAATGAAGAAGGTACTGTTAAAGATATGGATTATTCTAAAGGTGTAGCTTTTGTTTCTATTGAAATGTTTGGAAGATGAACAACTTTAGAAGTTTCATTTAAAAATGTTGAACCTATTAAAGAATATTAA
- the secE gene encoding preprotein translocase subunit SecE: MEKEINLDQIQPIDQVEQQENIKPKNTHKISKSTKKKLKVKKEKEPKNFRKWFKELPIRMSKEFIKIRWTGSGSLGKKFLIVIIFMAIFALLFFGVDIVIQHLFRLIKAI, from the coding sequence ATGGAAAAAGAAATTAATTTAGATCAAATACAACCAATCGATCAAGTTGAACAACAAGAAAATATAAAACCTAAAAACACTCATAAAATTTCAAAATCAACCAAAAAGAAACTAAAAGTTAAAAAGGAAAAAGAACCAAAAAACTTTAGAAAATGATTCAAAGAACTACCAATAAGAATGTCAAAAGAGTTCATTAAAATTAGATGAACTGGATCAGGAAGCTTAGGTAAGAAATTTTTAATAGTAATTATTTTTATGGCTATATTTGCTTTATTGTTTTTTGGTGTAGATATTGTAATCCAACACTTATTTAGATTAATAAAAGCAATTTAA
- the rpmG gene encoding 50S ribosomal protein L33, whose amino-acid sequence MKGSTNKKATLVCVECLSRNYSVNKSGLTQKQRLEIKKFCTTCNAHTLHKETR is encoded by the coding sequence ATGAAAGGTTCAACAAATAAAAAAGCAACATTAGTTTGTGTTGAGTGTTTAAGCAGAAATTATTCTGTTAATAAGAGTGGTTTGACACAAAAACAAAGATTAGAAATTAAAAAGTTTTGCACTACTTGTAATGCACACACTTTACATAAGGAAACTAGATAA
- the rlmB gene encoding 23S rRNA (guanosine(2251)-2'-O)-methyltransferase RlmB, with amino-acid sequence MNSNLIYGKHVVYELLKKHQNMVKEIWVKDLKLLNEFDLKKSKIRINVVKEEKLDQLLELDAQHQGIIAQIKDYNYTPFNELVNDLNTKTKSLVLILDQIHDPYNFGAIIRSCSLLNVDGIIILDKKQVQVNSTVLKTSSGSAFDIKISKTNNLNNAIKVLKDNGFWIYATNLNQNSTDMTKTDFANKTAVIIGNEQKGVSELLTKNSDFNIYVPSNKNIDSFNASVACSIICFWIANYLNKLS; translated from the coding sequence ATGAATTCTAATTTAATCTATGGTAAACATGTAGTTTATGAATTATTAAAAAAACATCAAAATATGGTTAAAGAAATTTGAGTTAAGGATTTAAAACTTTTAAATGAATTTGATCTTAAAAAATCTAAAATTAGAATTAATGTAGTTAAAGAAGAAAAATTAGATCAATTACTAGAACTTGATGCTCAACACCAAGGTATAATTGCACAAATCAAAGATTATAACTATACTCCTTTTAATGAGTTAGTTAATGATTTAAATACTAAAACAAAATCATTAGTTTTAATTTTAGATCAAATTCATGATCCTTATAATTTTGGAGCAATTATTAGAAGTTGTAGTTTGTTAAATGTTGATGGAATTATTATTTTAGATAAAAAGCAAGTACAAGTTAATTCAACTGTTTTAAAAACAAGTAGTGGTTCAGCTTTTGATATTAAAATTAGCAAAACTAATAACTTAAATAATGCTATTAAAGTTTTAAAAGATAATGGTTTTTGAATTTATGCAACTAATTTAAATCAAAACTCAACTGATATGACTAAAACTGATTTTGCTAATAAAACAGCTGTTATTATTGGAAATGAACAAAAAGGTGTTAGTGAGTTATTAACTAAAAATAGTGATTTTAATATTTATGTTCCATCTAATAAAAATATTGATTCATTTAATGCAAGTGTAGCTTGTTCAATTATTTGTTTTTGAATAGCAAATTATTTGAACAAATTGTCATAG